From a single Streptomyces rubradiris genomic region:
- a CDS encoding Uma2 family endonuclease, with product MTAQPAEQSGWRMPPLDGYTIDDLLTLPDLPPHTELIDGSLVLVSPQRYFHFATIDLLVAGLRSTVPSHLKVAREMTVVLDRRNGPEPDISVIKAAARKGLRQTYFEGKDVVLAVEVISPESEARDRLTKTHKYAAAGITYYWLVEMTEPDQYPAVEIFELSEATGTYRSIGTYRDRVKVDKPYPIDIDLTAIDNL from the coding sequence ATGACAGCCCAGCCTGCTGAGCAGTCGGGGTGGCGAATGCCCCCGCTGGACGGCTACACCATCGACGACCTGCTCACCCTGCCGGATCTCCCGCCGCACACCGAGCTGATCGACGGGAGCCTGGTCCTCGTGAGCCCGCAGCGTTACTTCCACTTCGCCACGATCGACTTGTTGGTGGCCGGACTGCGCAGCACCGTACCGTCCCACCTGAAGGTGGCACGCGAGATGACGGTGGTACTGGATCGTCGTAACGGGCCCGAGCCGGACATCTCCGTGATCAAGGCCGCAGCCAGGAAAGGGTTGAGGCAGACGTACTTCGAGGGTAAGGACGTCGTACTCGCCGTCGAGGTCATCTCCCCTGAGTCCGAGGCCCGCGACCGGCTCACGAAAACGCACAAGTACGCCGCAGCAGGCATCACGTACTACTGGCTGGTCGAGATGACCGAGCCGGATCAGTATCCCGCCGTCGAGATCTTCGAGCTGTCGGAGGCCACGGGCACGTACCGGTCGATCGGCACCTACCGGGACCGCGTCAAGGTCGACAAGCCCTACCCCATCGACATCGACCTCACCGCCATCGACAACCTCTGA
- a CDS encoding PQQ-binding-like beta-propeller repeat protein, protein MTQPPDQPPQGGFGAPQEAPQDQPPGPGGFGAPQPPPAQGGFGAPQPPQTAPAQGGFGAPQPPQTAPAQGGFGAPQPPAAPPQPQPGYGYPQPGPYGAAPGPYGQPQPGPYGYPQQAPQQPGPYGVPQPGYGQPPQPGPYGVPQPGYGQPPQPPYPGMPGAAPGIPGPASGGPAAKKKTALVVGAAVAALLVIGGTVFAVTAGGDDKGGGGKPVAQGSDGPGPSGTASPTTSGGADPDHLNDGRGPGEAKVLWYAPPPDAPASGADAPGMWIAGDTAVKAAYKQVFAFGTADGSTAWGPVSFPQKICAVTPHKSADDKIVVAYLNGGGERAKCNQLQQLDLRTGEKGWSGEVADGGLFDSALTIELTVSGKTLMVGRSQSGTAYDIDSGKKLYDKKRYGAACFPAAYAGGTDRLIQVSSCGVGGSDEHEEIQELDPANGTVRWTQKLKKGWEVSRTYSVDPLVVYLTNREKKTWNISALTDDGKVRSQVAVDEKFAPRCGWAVLQRELQGCQGVAVDGDTLYLPTDATVSANEIVAVGLTDGKEKWRVKSPGDRPMYPVKTEGGKLIAYVQPSYDSGGQVVSVPTAGSSHGTTALLRNPRGAAGVENTFYDGALDWTGGRLFVSAGRLSGDDDSKEKLIMAFGD, encoded by the coding sequence ATGACCCAGCCGCCCGACCAGCCGCCGCAGGGCGGATTCGGAGCACCGCAGGAAGCACCACAGGACCAGCCGCCGGGCCCGGGTGGCTTCGGCGCCCCCCAACCCCCGCCCGCCCAGGGCGGGTTCGGCGCCCCTCAGCCCCCGCAGACGGCCCCGGCGCAGGGCGGTTTCGGCGCACCCCAGCCCCCGCAGACGGCCCCGGCGCAGGGCGGCTTCGGTGCGCCCCAGCCGCCCGCCGCGCCCCCGCAGCCCCAGCCGGGCTACGGCTACCCGCAGCCCGGCCCGTACGGCGCCGCCCCGGGCCCCTACGGACAGCCGCAGCCGGGCCCCTACGGGTACCCGCAGCAGGCGCCGCAGCAGCCGGGTCCGTACGGCGTCCCGCAGCCCGGTTACGGACAGCCGCCGCAGCCGGGTCCGTACGGCGTCCCGCAGCCCGGTTACGGACAGCCGCCGCAGCCGCCGTACCCGGGCATGCCCGGGGCCGCGCCCGGCATACCCGGGCCGGCGTCCGGCGGACCGGCCGCCAAGAAGAAGACGGCGCTGGTCGTCGGGGCCGCGGTCGCCGCGCTGCTCGTCATCGGCGGCACGGTGTTCGCGGTCACCGCGGGCGGCGACGACAAGGGCGGCGGCGGGAAGCCCGTCGCCCAGGGCAGCGACGGCCCCGGGCCCTCCGGCACCGCCTCGCCGACGACCTCCGGCGGCGCGGACCCGGACCACCTCAACGACGGACGCGGCCCCGGCGAGGCCAAGGTCCTCTGGTACGCGCCGCCCCCCGACGCCCCCGCGTCCGGCGCCGACGCGCCCGGCATGTGGATCGCCGGCGACACCGCGGTGAAGGCGGCCTACAAGCAGGTCTTCGCCTTCGGCACCGCGGACGGCAGCACCGCCTGGGGGCCGGTCTCCTTCCCGCAGAAGATCTGCGCGGTCACCCCGCACAAGTCGGCCGACGACAAGATCGTCGTGGCGTACCTGAACGGGGGCGGCGAGCGCGCCAAGTGCAACCAGCTCCAGCAGCTCGACCTGCGCACCGGCGAGAAGGGCTGGAGCGGCGAGGTCGCCGACGGCGGCCTGTTCGACAGCGCCCTCACCATCGAGCTGACGGTCAGCGGGAAGACGCTGATGGTGGGCCGTTCCCAGTCGGGCACGGCGTACGACATCGACAGCGGCAAGAAGCTGTACGACAAGAAGCGGTACGGCGCGGCCTGCTTCCCGGCCGCCTACGCGGGCGGCACCGACCGGCTGATCCAGGTGTCCTCCTGCGGCGTCGGCGGCTCCGACGAGCACGAGGAGATCCAGGAACTGGACCCGGCGAACGGCACCGTGCGCTGGACGCAGAAGCTCAAGAAGGGCTGGGAGGTCAGCCGCACCTACTCGGTCGACCCGCTCGTGGTGTACCTGACCAACCGCGAGAAGAAGACCTGGAACATCTCCGCCCTCACCGACGACGGCAAGGTCCGTTCGCAGGTCGCGGTGGACGAGAAGTTCGCCCCCCGCTGCGGCTGGGCGGTTCTGCAACGCGAGTTGCAGGGCTGTCAGGGCGTCGCGGTCGACGGTGACACGCTCTACCTGCCCACCGACGCCACCGTCAGCGCCAACGAGATCGTGGCCGTCGGCCTCACCGACGGCAAGGAGAAGTGGCGGGTGAAGTCCCCGGGCGACCGGCCGATGTACCCGGTGAAGACCGAGGGCGGCAAGCTCATCGCGTATGTTCAGCCGTCGTACGACAGCGGCGGCCAGGTGGTGTCGGTGCCGACGGCCGGGTCCTCCCACGGCACGACCGCGCTGCTGCGCAACCCGCGGGGCGCCGCCGGTGTCGAGAACACCTTCTACGACGGGGCCCTGGACTGGACCGGCGGGCGGCTGTTCGTCTCCGCGGGCCGGCTGTCCGGCGACGACGACTCCAAGGAGAAGCTGATCATGGCCTTCGGCGACTGA
- a CDS encoding 4-(cytidine 5'-diphospho)-2-C-methyl-D-erythritol kinase codes for MSVTVRVPAKVNVQLAVGAARLDGFHDLANVFLAVGLYDEVTVTPAEELRITCDGPDAGQVPLDRTNLAARAAIALAGRRGIEPNVHLHIAKDIPVAGGMAGGSADGAGALLACDALWGTGASREELLEICAELGSDVPFSLVGGAALGVGRGERLTALEVGGTFHWVFAMAGRGLSTPAVFREFDRLAEGREIPEPVASADLLAALAKGDADALAATVSNDLQPAALSLFPELADTLAAGRGAGALAALVSGSGPTTAFLARDAEAAEKVAEALRVSGTCGAVRVAAGPVAGATVL; via the coding sequence GTGAGCGTCACGGTACGCGTCCCGGCCAAGGTCAACGTCCAGCTCGCGGTGGGCGCCGCCCGCCTCGACGGGTTCCACGACCTGGCCAACGTCTTCCTCGCGGTCGGCCTGTACGACGAGGTCACGGTGACCCCGGCCGAGGAACTGCGGATCACCTGTGACGGCCCGGACGCCGGCCAGGTCCCCCTGGACCGCACCAACCTCGCCGCGCGCGCGGCGATCGCCCTCGCCGGGCGCCGGGGCATCGAGCCGAACGTGCACCTCCACATCGCCAAGGACATCCCGGTCGCCGGCGGCATGGCGGGCGGCAGCGCGGACGGCGCGGGCGCGCTGCTCGCCTGCGACGCGCTGTGGGGCACGGGCGCCTCGCGCGAGGAACTGCTGGAGATCTGCGCCGAGCTGGGCAGCGATGTGCCGTTCAGCCTGGTCGGCGGGGCGGCGCTCGGCGTCGGGCGCGGTGAGCGGCTGACCGCCCTGGAGGTCGGCGGCACCTTCCACTGGGTGTTCGCGATGGCCGGGCGCGGGCTGTCCACGCCGGCGGTGTTCCGCGAGTTCGACCGGCTGGCCGAGGGCCGCGAGATCCCGGAGCCGGTGGCCTCGGCGGACCTGCTGGCGGCGCTGGCGAAGGGCGACGCGGACGCGCTGGCCGCGACCGTCTCCAACGATCTCCAGCCGGCGGCGCTGTCCCTCTTCCCGGAGCTGGCGGACACGCTGGCGGCGGGGCGCGGCGCGGGGGCACTGGCCGCGCTGGTCTCCGGGTCCGGTCCCACGACGGCGTTCCTCGCCCGGGACGCCGAGGCGGCGGAGAAGGTGGCCGAGGCCCTGCGGGTGTCGGGGACGTGCGGGGCGGTACGGGTGGCGGCGGGGCCGGTGGCGGGGGCTACGGTTCTCTGA
- a CDS encoding helix-turn-helix transcriptional regulator: MGVRLVVVDDHRLLAEALASALKLRGHRVVAAAAPAAGAADLVIARAPEVCLLGTAAPAEPGAFDPVVKIKRERPQVAVVVLGPVPSPRGIAAAFAAGASGYVRHDERIEGVERAMMKARAGEAAVAPQLLQGAFGELLNPAAQPDDEAQRLLEMLTPREVEVLVRVADGEDTRLIAAGMGIAPSTARTHVQRVLMKLGVGSRLEAAALAARTGLLERAGPRGRTGPG, translated from the coding sequence ATGGGAGTGCGGCTCGTGGTCGTCGACGACCATCGCCTGCTCGCGGAGGCGCTGGCGTCGGCGCTCAAGCTGCGCGGGCACCGGGTGGTCGCCGCGGCGGCACCGGCCGCGGGCGCGGCGGACCTGGTGATCGCGCGGGCACCCGAGGTGTGCCTGCTGGGCACGGCGGCACCGGCCGAGCCGGGCGCCTTCGACCCGGTGGTCAAGATCAAGCGGGAGCGTCCGCAGGTGGCGGTGGTGGTGCTCGGCCCGGTGCCGTCGCCGCGCGGCATCGCGGCGGCCTTCGCGGCGGGCGCGTCGGGGTACGTACGGCACGACGAGCGGATCGAGGGCGTGGAGCGGGCCATGATGAAGGCCCGCGCCGGGGAGGCGGCCGTCGCCCCGCAGCTGCTCCAGGGCGCGTTCGGCGAGTTGCTGAACCCGGCCGCGCAGCCCGACGACGAGGCCCAGCGGCTGCTGGAGATGCTGACGCCGCGCGAGGTGGAGGTCCTGGTCCGGGTGGCCGACGGCGAGGACACCCGGCTGATCGCGGCGGGCATGGGCATCGCCCCCAGCACGGCCCGCACCCACGTCCAGCGGGTCCTGATGAAACTGGGCGTCGGCTCCCGTCTGGAGGCGGCGGCCCTGGCCGCCCGCACGGGCCTGCTGGAACGGGCGGGCCCCCGCGGGAGAACGGGCCCGGGGTAG
- a CDS encoding PQQ-binding-like beta-propeller repeat protein, translated as MTQPPPPHQPPQPGNGYPPQPPQPGYGYPPPPPGPGYGPPGAQPGPYAQQPPAQPAQPPAYGGPPPAGYAPQPHNPYAQPAQPAQPVQGMQPGYGYPGPGQPPTAPMTPRPVPGGGRRNTTLFIVVAAVAAIALIIGGGIWYAGSAGDDGPSHDPVSSAGQTGSASGGSGGSASGGGGGKEKVPADPAAKVLFKVELPTTDDTVVTSGSWLTDTVYAKSGIAEITGYDPVRGSRLWTVKLPGPICAASDHVNEDGRTAVTFQPKMPPKDSSAGCSQVAAIDLAAGKRLWTKTINSGDYPVTFENVTVAQHTVAVGSSDGGAAFDIDSGKALWQPKAGDSCSDDGYGGGARLVAVRKCGPYDNRKLHIQNIEPKTGKVISEYEMPDGVEYASVVSTDPLVVAADVGDAAGDGSGVSDYFSIDDRTGRLLARIAAPGDTYGGRCDGITRVEGCNQVVAGGGRLYLMTEPHDGRAEHSRTNEIVAFDLRTGKPTGQRAEAGDGYTLSPLRMDGGNLLAYNAPPWSKGGQVVSIDGGTFKVTKLLENPAERSVHTAERNLQPEYAEVLFGKGRLYMSAQFAHKRDRTYDEEYLVMAFGTDG; from the coding sequence ATGACCCAGCCGCCCCCGCCCCACCAGCCCCCGCAGCCGGGAAACGGTTATCCGCCGCAGCCCCCGCAGCCGGGCTACGGCTATCCGCCGCCCCCGCCGGGGCCCGGTTACGGCCCGCCCGGCGCGCAGCCGGGCCCGTATGCCCAGCAGCCGCCGGCCCAGCCGGCCCAGCCCCCGGCGTACGGCGGCCCGCCGCCCGCCGGCTACGCCCCCCAGCCGCACAACCCTTACGCCCAGCCCGCCCAGCCCGCCCAGCCCGTGCAGGGCATGCAGCCGGGCTACGGCTACCCGGGTCCGGGGCAGCCGCCGACCGCGCCGATGACGCCCCGGCCGGTGCCGGGCGGCGGTCGGCGGAACACCACCCTGTTCATCGTGGTGGCGGCGGTCGCCGCGATCGCGCTGATCATCGGCGGCGGCATCTGGTACGCCGGCTCCGCCGGGGACGACGGCCCCTCCCACGACCCCGTCTCCTCCGCCGGCCAGACCGGCTCCGCGAGCGGCGGCTCCGGCGGCTCCGCGAGCGGGGGCGGCGGTGGCAAGGAGAAGGTGCCGGCCGACCCGGCCGCCAAGGTGCTGTTCAAGGTGGAGCTGCCCACGACGGACGACACGGTCGTCACCTCCGGCTCCTGGCTGACCGACACGGTGTACGCCAAGAGCGGCATCGCGGAGATCACCGGCTACGACCCGGTCCGGGGCAGCAGGCTGTGGACGGTCAAGCTGCCCGGCCCCATCTGCGCGGCCAGCGACCACGTGAACGAGGACGGCCGGACGGCGGTCACCTTCCAGCCGAAGATGCCCCCGAAGGACTCCTCCGCGGGGTGCAGCCAGGTCGCCGCGATCGACCTCGCCGCGGGGAAGCGGCTGTGGACGAAGACGATCAACTCCGGTGACTACCCGGTCACCTTCGAGAATGTGACGGTCGCCCAGCACACGGTCGCGGTCGGCAGCTCCGACGGCGGTGCCGCGTTCGACATCGACTCCGGCAAGGCACTGTGGCAGCCCAAGGCGGGCGACTCCTGCTCCGACGACGGCTACGGCGGCGGCGCCCGGCTGGTCGCGGTGCGCAAGTGCGGCCCGTACGACAACCGGAAGCTGCACATCCAGAACATCGAGCCGAAGACCGGCAAGGTGATCTCCGAGTACGAGATGCCCGACGGCGTCGAGTACGCGTCCGTCGTGTCCACCGACCCCCTCGTGGTCGCCGCCGACGTCGGTGACGCCGCGGGCGACGGCAGCGGTGTCTCGGACTACTTCTCCATCGACGACAGGACCGGCAGGCTGCTCGCCCGGATCGCCGCGCCTGGCGACACCTACGGGGGCCGCTGCGACGGCATCACCCGCGTCGAGGGCTGCAACCAGGTCGTCGCCGGCGGCGGCAGGCTGTACCTGATGACCGAGCCGCACGACGGCCGGGCCGAGCACAGCAGGACGAACGAGATCGTCGCCTTCGACCTGCGCACCGGCAAGCCGACCGGGCAGCGTGCCGAGGCCGGCGACGGCTACACGCTCTCCCCGCTGCGCATGGACGGCGGAAACCTGCTGGCCTACAACGCGCCGCCGTGGAGCAAGGGCGGCCAGGTCGTCAGCATCGACGGCGGCACCTTCAAGGTGACCAAACTGCTGGAGAACCCCGCCGAGCGCAGCGTGCACACGGCGGAGAGAAACCTGCAGCCCGAGTACGCCGAGGTGCTCTTCGGCAAGGGCCGCCTGTACATGTCGGCCCAGTTCGCCCACAAGCGCGACCGGACGTACGACGAGGAGTACCTGGTGATGGCATTCGGCACGGACGGCTGA
- a CDS encoding resuscitation-promoting factor, giving the protein MSKSQYETYEAYGPGAAPPDESGGAPPGRYDANPVAHARAGEPVLPRQGAGGPPGEEAREHGSVDLLVVRPGLRADGDGEEPDGRAARRRRVRGGERPESAVRRLLPQALVVAFLAGGTTAFVAKDKAIELSVDGDRRTLHTFADDVGELLAEEGVRVGAHDMVAPAPGTELTSGDEVAVRYGRPVRLTLDGHRQQVWTTAHTVAGALDQLGVRAEGAYLSASRSRRISRAGLALDVRTERAVTVMADGRTRTVRTNAATVREVVEEAGITLRGQDTLSVPGDSFPRDGQTVTVLRVTGRREVHEEPIPFPAVRIADAALFQGTEVVTQPGRPGLRRTVYYVRTVNGVRQRPRPESTELVRAPRTQVVKVGTRPRPASVHDADHLNWHALAVCESGARPDAVDPSGTYGGLYQFDARTWHALGGKGRPQDASPAEQTYRAKKLYVQRGPSPWPHCGARLRG; this is encoded by the coding sequence GTGAGCAAGTCGCAGTACGAGACGTATGAGGCGTACGGCCCCGGCGCCGCACCGCCCGACGAAAGCGGCGGCGCGCCGCCGGGCCGGTACGACGCGAACCCGGTGGCGCACGCGCGGGCGGGCGAGCCGGTGCTGCCGCGGCAGGGCGCGGGCGGGCCGCCGGGGGAGGAGGCGCGCGAGCACGGCTCCGTGGACCTCCTGGTGGTCCGCCCGGGCCTCCGGGCGGACGGCGACGGCGAGGAGCCGGACGGGCGGGCCGCGCGCCGGCGCAGGGTCCGCGGTGGGGAGCGCCCGGAATCCGCCGTGCGCCGCCTGCTGCCACAGGCGCTCGTCGTGGCCTTCCTCGCCGGCGGCACCACCGCCTTCGTCGCCAAGGACAAGGCGATCGAGCTGAGCGTCGACGGCGACCGGCGCACCCTGCACACCTTCGCCGACGACGTGGGCGAGCTGCTCGCCGAGGAGGGCGTACGGGTGGGGGCGCACGACATGGTCGCGCCCGCCCCCGGCACCGAACTCACCAGCGGCGACGAGGTCGCGGTGCGCTACGGCCGCCCCGTACGGCTCACCCTGGACGGCCACCGGCAGCAGGTGTGGACGACGGCGCACACCGTGGCCGGCGCACTGGACCAGCTGGGGGTGCGCGCCGAGGGCGCCTATCTGTCGGCCTCCCGCTCCCGGCGCATCTCACGCGCCGGGCTCGCGCTCGACGTGCGCACCGAGCGGGCCGTCACCGTCATGGCGGACGGCCGGACCCGGACCGTCCGCACCAACGCGGCCACCGTCCGCGAGGTGGTCGAGGAGGCAGGGATCACCCTGCGCGGCCAGGACACCCTCTCCGTCCCGGGGGACAGCTTCCCGCGCGACGGACAGACCGTGACCGTGCTGCGGGTGACCGGCCGGCGGGAGGTCCACGAGGAGCCGATCCCGTTCCCGGCCGTACGGATCGCCGATGCCGCGCTCTTCCAGGGCACCGAGGTCGTCACCCAGCCCGGCCGGCCCGGGCTGCGCCGCACCGTCTACTACGTGCGCACCGTCAACGGGGTCCGGCAGCGCCCGCGCCCGGAGAGCACCGAGCTGGTGCGCGCGCCACGCACCCAGGTGGTGAAGGTCGGCACCCGGCCCCGGCCCGCCTCCGTGCACGACGCCGACCACCTGAACTGGCACGCCCTCGCCGTCTGCGAGTCCGGCGCCCGCCCGGACGCCGTCGACCCCTCGGGCACCTACGGCGGCCTCTACCAGTTCGACGCCCGCACCTGGCACGCCCTCGGCGGCAAGGGCCGCCCCCAGGACGCCTCCCCGGCGGAACAGACGTACCGCGCGAAGAAGCTGTACGTACAGCGGGGGCCGAGCCCGTGGCCGCACTGCGGCGCGAGGCTGCGGGGGTAG
- the rsmA gene encoding 16S rRNA (adenine(1518)-N(6)/adenine(1519)-N(6))-dimethyltransferase RsmA has product MTSPTPDALLGPADIRELAAALGVRPTKQRGQNFVIDANTVRRIVRTAEVRPDDVVVEVGPGLGSLTLALLEVADRVTAVEIDDVLAAALPATIAARMPERVDRFALVHSDAMHVTELPGPAPTALVANLPYNVAVPVLLHMLDTFPSIERTLVMVQSEVADRLAAAPGNKVYGVPSVKANWYAEVKRAGAIGRNVFWPAPNVDSGLVSLVRRTEPIKTSATKREVFAVVDAAFAQRRKTLRAALAGWAGSAAAAEAALVAAGVSPQARGESLTVEEFARIAEHKESGE; this is encoded by the coding sequence GTGACCAGCCCCACCCCCGACGCCCTCCTCGGCCCCGCCGACATCCGTGAGCTCGCGGCAGCGCTCGGCGTCCGCCCCACCAAGCAGCGCGGCCAGAACTTCGTGATCGACGCCAACACCGTCCGCCGGATCGTGCGCACCGCCGAGGTCCGCCCCGACGACGTGGTGGTGGAGGTCGGCCCCGGGCTCGGCTCGCTCACCCTCGCGCTGCTGGAGGTCGCCGACCGGGTCACCGCCGTCGAGATCGACGACGTGCTCGCCGCCGCCCTCCCCGCGACCATCGCCGCGCGCATGCCCGAGCGTGTCGACCGCTTCGCGCTGGTCCACTCCGACGCGATGCACGTCACCGAGCTGCCCGGCCCCGCGCCGACGGCCCTGGTGGCGAACCTGCCGTACAACGTGGCCGTACCGGTGCTGCTGCACATGCTCGACACCTTCCCGAGCATCGAGCGGACGCTGGTGATGGTGCAGTCCGAGGTCGCCGACCGGCTCGCCGCCGCGCCCGGGAACAAGGTGTACGGCGTGCCGTCCGTGAAGGCCAACTGGTACGCCGAGGTCAAGCGGGCCGGGGCCATCGGCCGGAACGTGTTCTGGCCGGCGCCGAACGTCGACAGCGGACTGGTGTCCCTGGTCCGGCGGACCGAGCCGATCAAGACGTCCGCCACCAAGCGGGAGGTCTTCGCGGTGGTCGACGCGGCGTTCGCGCAGCGCCGCAAGACCCTGCGGGCCGCGCTCGCCGGCTGGGCCGGCTCCGCGGCGGCGGCCGAGGCGGCCCTGGTCGCGGCCGGGGTGTCGCCACAGGCGCGCGGGGAGTCGCTGACGGTCGAGGAATTCGCGCGGATCGCGGAACACAAGGAGAGCGGCGAGTGA
- a CDS encoding ABC-F family ATP-binding cassette domain-containing protein, which produces MAVNLVNVENVSKVYGTRALLDGVSLGVSEGDRIGVVGRNGDGKTTLIRMLAKLEEADTGRVTHSGGLRLGVLTQHDSLDPAATVRHEVIGDMADHEWAGNAKVRDVLTGLFGGLDLPGFPKGLDTVIGPLSGGERRRIALAKLLIEEQDLIVLDEPTNHLDVEGIAWLAEHLRNRRSALVCVTHDRWFLDQVCTRMWDVQRGDVYEYEGGYSDYVFARAERERIAATEEAKRQNLIRKELAWLRRGAPARTSKPRFRVEAANELIADVPPPRDSGELMKFASSRLGRTVFDLEDVTLQAGPKVLLKHVTWQLGPGDRIGLVGVNGAGKTSLLRAMAAAARTDGEEQPAGGRIAVGKTVKLAYLSQEVAELDPTWRVLEAVQRVRERVDLGKGREMTAGQLCETFGFGKEKQWTPVGDLSGGERRRLQLLRLLMDEPNVLFLDEPTNDLDIETLTQLEDVLDGWPGSMIVISHDRFFVERTTDRVFALLGDGTLRMLPRGIDEYLERRRRMEEAVAERAAAAAPKPVTAEKSAADQRAAKKELQKIERQLDKISEKETKLHAQIADNATDFTKVAELDAQLRDLAGEREELELRWLELAEDA; this is translated from the coding sequence ATGGCCGTCAACCTGGTCAATGTCGAGAACGTCAGCAAGGTCTACGGCACCCGTGCCCTGCTGGACGGCGTCTCGCTCGGCGTGTCGGAAGGGGACCGGATCGGGGTCGTCGGACGCAACGGCGACGGGAAGACCACCCTCATCCGGATGCTCGCCAAGCTGGAGGAGGCCGACACCGGAAGGGTCACGCACTCCGGCGGGCTGCGGCTCGGCGTGCTCACCCAGCACGACTCCCTCGACCCCGCCGCCACGGTCCGCCACGAGGTGATCGGCGACATGGCCGACCACGAGTGGGCCGGCAACGCCAAGGTCAGGGACGTGCTGACCGGACTGTTCGGCGGGCTGGACCTGCCGGGCTTCCCCAAGGGGCTGGACACCGTCATCGGACCGCTCTCCGGCGGTGAGCGGCGCCGCATCGCGCTGGCCAAGCTGCTCATCGAGGAACAGGACCTGATCGTCCTGGACGAGCCCACCAACCACCTCGACGTCGAGGGCATCGCGTGGCTCGCCGAGCACCTCCGCAACCGGCGCTCGGCGCTGGTGTGCGTCACCCACGACCGCTGGTTCCTGGACCAGGTCTGCACCCGCATGTGGGACGTGCAGCGCGGTGACGTGTACGAGTACGAGGGCGGCTACTCGGACTACGTCTTCGCGCGCGCCGAACGCGAGCGGATCGCCGCCACCGAGGAGGCCAAGCGGCAGAACCTGATCCGCAAGGAGCTGGCCTGGCTGCGGCGCGGCGCGCCCGCGCGGACCTCGAAGCCGCGCTTCCGGGTGGAGGCCGCCAACGAGCTGATCGCGGACGTGCCGCCGCCCCGGGACAGCGGCGAGCTGATGAAGTTCGCCTCCTCGCGGCTCGGCAGGACGGTCTTCGACCTGGAGGACGTCACCCTCCAGGCCGGGCCGAAGGTGCTGCTCAAGCACGTCACCTGGCAGCTCGGACCGGGCGACCGGATCGGCCTGGTCGGCGTCAACGGCGCCGGGAAGACCTCGCTGCTGCGCGCCATGGCCGCCGCCGCCCGCACCGACGGCGAGGAGCAGCCCGCCGGGGGCCGGATCGCCGTCGGCAAGACCGTCAAGCTCGCCTACCTCTCCCAGGAGGTCGCCGAACTCGACCCCACCTGGCGGGTGCTGGAGGCCGTACAGCGGGTCCGGGAGCGCGTCGACCTCGGCAAGGGGCGCGAGATGACGGCCGGGCAGCTGTGCGAGACGTTCGGCTTCGGCAAGGAGAAGCAGTGGACGCCGGTCGGGGACCTCTCCGGCGGCGAGCGGCGGCGGCTCCAGCTGCTGCGGCTGCTCATGGACGAGCCCAACGTCCTCTTCCTGGACGAGCCCACCAACGACCTCGACATCGAGACCCTGACCCAGCTGGAGGACGTCCTCGACGGCTGGCCCGGCTCGATGATCGTCATCTCCCACGACCGGTTCTTCGTGGAGCGGACGACGGACCGGGTGTTCGCGCTGCTCGGCGACGGCACCCTGCGGATGCTGCCGCGCGGCATCGACGAGTACCTGGAGCGGCGCCGGCGCATGGAGGAGGCGGTCGCCGAGCGGGCCGCCGCCGCGGCGCCCAAGCCGGTCACGGCGGAGAAGAGCGCCGCCGACCAGCGCGCCGCGAAGAAGGAACTCCAGAAGATCGAGCGCCAGTTGGACAAGATCTCCGAGAAGGAGACGAAGCTGCACGCGCAGATCGCCGACAACGCCACCGACTTCACGAAGGTGGCCGAACTGGACGCCCAGTTGCGGGACCTCGCCGGTGAGCGGGAGGAACTGGAGCTGCGCTGGCTGGAACTGGCCGAGGACGCCTGA